A genomic window from Fibrobacterota bacterium includes:
- a CDS encoding chemotaxis protein CheA — MNQPSQQIEKVLADLRTSQRGLPHGEELALAGLLSAFDDVCQISSAPAAMKTLARRLSSSVFALVRGDTQSAAELPKLVQGVEKLAKALEQILTQDAPKVPVPLPPEPSMPDSLKEPPSSIDRADLVQDLELLKRFVERLGQDLEGFEVAVLEREKGVAEGSEIVNRYLHTLKGEFGVLDLLEWSALIHEVETALAARKIGTEGLLRVKDLLEEKAGILHTSSGRRVSDEMRARIFAASVSSESQASVGQDTPGESTFTGDTTFLVDFIAEGGDHIRNIEKSLLRLETAPTDEESLNLVFRSCHTLKGLAGFLELKEIQALAHAAESLMDRARNHKIVLQPQHVDVLLETTDAFRVLVDGLEGIQEGGTYKAPANLTVLIERLREADTLPPMEGILHDQPPRRMGELLVDQGVDPAAVERALGIQRAGDSRPLGEILLDQGDVEARKVGQALGQQVENKRAQAPQAAMGVEESVRVPVQRLDLLIDAIGEAVIAQSMVWADPRLMANLDLAVEKKIAQASLMMRQIQELSMSLRMVGIRSTFQKMSRLVRDLARKLEKQIDLSMEGEDTELDKTVVENIGDPLIHMVRNSVDHGVETPAERVAAGKNPHGTVHLRAFHKAGSVYIEIEDDGKGLDRDAILRKAIASGKARAEQNYSDAEVYQMVFLPGLSTAKSVTDVSGRGVGMDVVKRNIEALRGTVEIRSEKGKGTCFSIRLPLTLAIIQGMVVQVGEEKYIVPTLSILSTQLLNTSNLHTVVAKGEMIDHHGELVRLLRLEDVFNSPTSADPTQCVVLVVEDSVGHKVGLVADRILEQQQVVIKNLGAMGHVPGVSGGAIMSDGSVSLILDVGGVVKLASGDR, encoded by the coding sequence ATGAACCAACCCTCCCAACAGATCGAAAAAGTCCTCGCGGATTTGCGAACCTCGCAAAGGGGACTCCCTCATGGAGAGGAGCTCGCCTTGGCGGGACTTCTTTCCGCGTTCGACGACGTATGCCAGATCAGCTCCGCGCCGGCGGCGATGAAAACGTTGGCGCGCAGGCTCTCCAGCTCCGTGTTCGCGCTGGTTCGCGGCGATACCCAATCGGCTGCGGAGTTGCCCAAGCTGGTCCAAGGCGTTGAAAAACTGGCGAAAGCCTTGGAGCAGATCCTCACACAGGATGCCCCGAAGGTGCCTGTGCCACTGCCTCCCGAACCCTCGATGCCTGATTCCCTGAAGGAACCACCGAGCTCCATCGATCGCGCTGACCTGGTCCAGGATCTGGAACTTCTCAAGCGCTTCGTGGAACGCCTCGGCCAAGACCTGGAAGGATTCGAAGTCGCGGTGTTGGAACGCGAAAAGGGTGTTGCCGAGGGGTCAGAAATTGTCAACCGATACCTCCACACCCTCAAGGGGGAGTTCGGGGTTCTGGATCTGTTGGAGTGGTCGGCTCTGATCCACGAGGTGGAAACAGCGCTGGCGGCAAGGAAGATCGGGACGGAAGGCTTGTTGCGGGTGAAGGACCTGCTGGAAGAAAAGGCAGGCATTCTCCACACTTCGTCGGGCCGGAGAGTCAGCGACGAGATGCGCGCGAGGATCTTCGCGGCGTCGGTGTCGTCGGAAAGCCAGGCGAGCGTGGGACAGGACACGCCAGGCGAATCCACCTTCACCGGCGACACGACCTTCCTGGTGGATTTCATCGCCGAGGGTGGCGATCATATCCGCAACATCGAAAAATCCCTTCTCCGCCTGGAGACGGCGCCTACGGATGAAGAGTCCTTGAACCTGGTGTTCCGTTCCTGCCATACCCTCAAGGGGTTGGCGGGATTCTTGGAACTCAAGGAGATCCAGGCACTCGCGCATGCCGCCGAAAGCCTGATGGATCGGGCCCGCAACCACAAGATTGTGTTGCAGCCCCAGCACGTGGATGTGCTGCTGGAAACCACCGATGCCTTCCGGGTGTTGGTGGATGGCTTGGAAGGAATCCAGGAAGGTGGCACGTACAAGGCTCCGGCGAACCTGACGGTGCTGATCGAACGGCTCCGGGAAGCGGATACGCTCCCTCCCATGGAAGGCATCCTGCACGACCAACCTCCTCGCCGCATGGGCGAATTGTTGGTGGACCAAGGCGTGGATCCGGCCGCGGTGGAGCGCGCTCTGGGGATCCAACGGGCCGGCGATTCCAGGCCGCTTGGCGAAATTCTCCTGGACCAAGGAGACGTCGAGGCCCGCAAGGTGGGGCAGGCCTTGGGGCAGCAAGTGGAAAACAAACGCGCCCAAGCGCCGCAAGCGGCGATGGGCGTGGAAGAAAGTGTTCGCGTGCCCGTGCAACGGCTGGATTTGCTGATCGATGCCATTGGAGAGGCCGTGATCGCCCAATCCATGGTGTGGGCGGATCCGCGCTTGATGGCCAATCTGGATTTGGCCGTGGAAAAGAAGATCGCCCAGGCCAGTCTGATGATGCGGCAGATCCAGGAATTGTCGATGTCCCTGCGGATGGTGGGGATCCGTTCCACCTTCCAGAAAATGTCGCGATTGGTGCGCGATCTTGCGCGCAAACTGGAGAAACAGATCGATCTCTCCATGGAAGGCGAAGACACCGAGCTGGACAAGACCGTGGTGGAAAACATCGGCGATCCATTGATCCACATGGTGCGAAACTCGGTGGACCACGGCGTGGAGACCCCTGCCGAGCGTGTGGCGGCCGGCAAGAACCCGCACGGCACCGTTCATTTACGCGCCTTCCACAAAGCTGGCAGCGTCTACATCGAGATCGAGGACGACGGCAAGGGGTTGGACCGCGACGCGATCCTGCGCAAAGCGATCGCTTCCGGCAAGGCCCGCGCGGAACAGAACTACTCCGACGCCGAAGTCTACCAGATGGTGTTCCTCCCGGGGCTTTCTACGGCAAAATCTGTCACGGATGTGTCCGGCCGCGGCGTGGGCATGGACGTGGTCAAGCGCAACATCGAGGCCTTGCGGGGCACGGTGGAAATCCGTTCCGAAAAAGGCAAGGGAACCTGCTTTTCCATCCGCTTGCCGCTGACCTTGGCGATCATCCAAGGCATGGTGGTGCAGGTGGGCGAAGAGAAATACATCGTGCCCACGCTGTCCATCCTGAGCACGCAGTTGCTGAACACCAGCAACCTCCATACGGTGGTTGCCAAAGGTGAAATGATCGATCACCACGGCGAGTTGGTGCGGCTCCTGCGTTTGGAGGACGTGTTCAATTCGCCCACGAGCGCGGATCCTACACAATGCGTGGTGCTGGTGGTGGAAGATTCGGTGGGCCACAAGGTGGGCTTGGTGGCCGATCGGATCTTGGAACAGCAGCAAGTGGTGATCAAGAATTTGGGAGCCATGGGACATGTGCCCGGGGTTTCCGGAGGCGCCATCATGAGCGATGGGTCTGTGAGTCTGATCTTGGACGTCGGGGGCGTGGTCAAGCTCGCTTCCGGCGATCGCTAG
- a CDS encoding chemotaxis protein CheW, whose amino-acid sequence MAEAMNKEVSQTGASRAGKYLTFKLADEEFGLEILKVQEIIQLQAITRVPRTPEYVRGVINLRGKVIPVVDLRLKFGMNHTTDTERTCIVVVQIRHGDGIVVTGTIIDEVREVLDIPAASIEDTPSFGTSIDTEFILGMGKIGQSVKILLDIDKVLSSQDLTSLKTAAGA is encoded by the coding sequence ATGGCAGAGGCAATGAACAAGGAAGTGTCTCAGACCGGGGCGAGCCGGGCGGGGAAATACCTCACCTTCAAGCTCGCCGACGAGGAATTCGGTCTGGAAATCCTGAAGGTGCAGGAGATCATCCAGCTCCAGGCTATCACCAGGGTGCCACGCACGCCGGAATATGTCCGAGGGGTGATCAACCTGCGCGGCAAAGTGATCCCGGTGGTGGATCTGCGATTGAAGTTTGGCATGAACCACACCACCGACACCGAACGGACGTGCATCGTGGTGGTGCAGATCCGCCACGGCGACGGGATCGTGGTGACGGGCACCATCATCGACGAGGTGCGCGAGGTGCTGGACATTCCGGCCGCGAGCATCGAGGACACGCCAAGTTTTGGAACGTCCATCGATACGGAGTTCATCCTGGGAATGGGGAAGATCGGCCAAAGCGTCAAGATCCTCCTGGACATCGACAAGGTCCTTTCCAGTCAAGATCTGACATCACTTAAAACGGCCGCAGGCGCCTGA